The following coding sequences are from one Paenibacillus sp. JDR-2 window:
- a CDS encoding glycosyltransferase family 4 protein has product MRVALFTDTFEPDVNGVARTLGRWTDYLKRQGAEVLVLAPDPATGKQSGKQSTSVERFASLPFFLYPECRLALPNPIHIRRALKEFDPTIIHVATPFNLGLCGIHYARKLRIPLVASYHTHFDQYLPFYNLQWMAKLLWRYMEWFHHDCRSIYVPSRSTYEDLKEKGWDDGRLEVWSRGIDTEAFHPSVNREEWLLRHGIDNDRFVVLYVGRLAPEKNVDIAIDAFAEFRQNISEEAVFVIAGDGPSSDALKERCRREGIDVRFIGFTAMPDLQKWYASSDLFLFPSATETFGNVVLEAMSCGTPVICADKGGVTDSVQHGVTGLLCNPEDPRSFTNAMGLLYSNPELRSAIAEQGRIYSQKQSWDAIFDKLAASFERYSIPVQPHIRHKAK; this is encoded by the coding sequence ATGAGAGTTGCGCTTTTTACCGACACGTTTGAACCTGATGTGAATGGTGTAGCCCGCACGCTTGGCCGCTGGACCGATTATTTGAAGCGGCAGGGTGCGGAAGTGCTTGTTCTGGCTCCGGATCCGGCTACAGGCAAGCAAAGCGGCAAACAATCCACTTCAGTTGAGCGCTTCGCCAGCCTGCCTTTCTTCCTATATCCCGAGTGCCGCCTGGCACTTCCCAATCCCATTCATATCCGCAGGGCGTTAAAAGAATTTGATCCAACGATTATCCACGTTGCTACTCCGTTTAACCTTGGACTTTGCGGCATTCATTATGCCCGCAAGCTCCGGATTCCTCTTGTTGCGTCCTATCATACCCATTTTGATCAATATTTGCCGTTTTACAATTTGCAATGGATGGCAAAGCTGTTATGGAGATATATGGAATGGTTTCACCATGACTGCCGCTCCATCTACGTCCCTTCCCGTTCCACTTACGAGGATTTGAAGGAGAAGGGATGGGATGACGGCCGGCTTGAAGTATGGAGCCGCGGCATTGATACGGAAGCCTTTCATCCGTCTGTCAACCGGGAGGAGTGGCTTCTCCGGCACGGAATCGACAACGATCGATTTGTCGTTCTGTACGTGGGAAGATTAGCTCCCGAAAAAAATGTCGATATCGCTATAGATGCTTTTGCGGAATTTCGGCAAAATATAAGCGAGGAAGCGGTTTTTGTCATCGCGGGCGACGGACCTTCGTCCGATGCGCTGAAGGAACGGTGCCGCCGCGAAGGAATCGACGTCCGTTTTATCGGATTCACGGCCATGCCGGATTTGCAAAAATGGTATGCTTCCTCCGATCTGTTCCTGTTCCCTTCGGCAACGGAAACATTTGGCAATGTGGTGCTGGAGGCAATGTCCTGCGGAACGCCCGTCATCTGCGCCGATAAGGGAGGCGTAACGGATTCCGTTCAGCATGGCGTAACAGGCTTGCTGTGCAATCCGGAGGATCCCCGTTCGTTTACGAATGCGATGGGGCTCTTGTACAGCAATCCGGAGCTGCGCTCCGCGATTGCCGAGCAAGGACGCATTTACAGTCAGAAGCAGTCCTGGGACGCTATTTTCGACAAACTGGCCGCCAGCTTTGAACGGTATTCGATTCCAGTGCAGCCACATATTCGTCACAAAGCGAAGTGA
- a CDS encoding CBM35 domain-containing protein, producing MKRKFGAWSGKGWFLLLAAVLVFQLAVGPSGREVEAAGAEVTAASDAAAAGSYSFEAESAVNTLSGKAEIKACADTSGCSGSQIVGGLWGGSALTFNEVTVNAAGVYTMAVHYISGDPRSVGVSVNGGTIDHYDLPKTADWNTLGVYELELELKAGSNTIRLDDEGGYSPDIDRIELRLSEGGSGEPGTGTAYEAEAANNVLTGNASVSGCSAATDCSGGKKVGNLWGGSTLQFRDVMAEKAGVYTLSVSYISGDPRPVSIAVNDGPSDNYALPKTENWDTLGVFKLEAQLKAGANTITFNDDGGWSPDIDKIEIAATEGPGEDPGPVDNIGQIGKAIDSKKYGSIKVTAHEKGATFVSGSYSITYNTESGLSAYAWNGKTLVKGAYASAQLEDQLLDSRKYSEHNFKLSSVEKIKDGHGKGVRITVENKSVGLPVMKQIYQLYEDQSYFLVSQQVTGSSNISSNDMAPIVVNASGGVDLGTSGDNRVLITPYDNDAWSRYQARTINTALNNNNYISSEMTAIYDNTSRAGLVIGSVTHDVWKTGIFWSGSNDKLNKLKVYGGFTSLTSTHDSVQHGKVSGKTITSPQIAVGYYADYRDGLENYGEANAAVTPPLKFEKGVPSGVPVGWNSWGAYESSLSYDKVVEVSNFFKDNLQKSFTNKGTVYINMDSYWDNLTEQQLRDSVKLIKKNGQKAGIYYGPFVYWGDNMSQPVEGTNGKYTYGDIVLRDANGNILPKVDGAYAIDPTHPGSKQRVEYIFNKFLDYGFEYIKIDFLSHGSFEGKHYDPNVQTGIQAYNQGMAHINKTLGGKMFISASIAPMFPSQYAHARRISCDVDGSLGRTEYQLNNLTYGWWQNGTIYSYTDPDYMTLAKGGSFNAAQTRVNAAAISGTIYMDSDDVSNVETQKLMKSLLTNKNVNDIALIGEAFRPVEGNTGNAAADIFVLQDNKDYYLAVFNYTNDAVTKTVDLKRALGVTATTKVELTDAWTNSKVEAKDTLQVKLDGAQSKLYKVKIKK from the coding sequence ATGAAGAGGAAATTTGGGGCATGGTCCGGCAAAGGATGGTTTTTGCTGCTGGCAGCGGTCCTGGTCTTTCAATTGGCTGTAGGTCCTTCCGGACGGGAGGTAGAGGCGGCAGGTGCGGAGGTAACCGCTGCTAGTGATGCAGCAGCTGCCGGCAGCTATTCCTTTGAGGCAGAATCCGCAGTTAATACGTTGTCGGGCAAGGCGGAGATTAAAGCATGCGCAGATACAAGCGGCTGCTCGGGCAGCCAAATCGTTGGAGGACTTTGGGGCGGCTCGGCGCTCACCTTTAACGAAGTAACGGTAAATGCAGCCGGCGTATACACGATGGCGGTCCATTATATTTCGGGCGATCCGAGATCGGTTGGAGTCAGCGTAAACGGCGGTACGATTGATCATTACGATTTGCCGAAGACAGCCGACTGGAACACGCTTGGCGTCTACGAGCTGGAGCTTGAGCTGAAGGCGGGAAGCAACACGATCCGTCTGGACGACGAGGGTGGTTATTCCCCCGACATCGACCGTATTGAGCTTCGCTTGTCGGAAGGCGGCTCCGGCGAGCCCGGTACGGGCACGGCTTACGAGGCAGAAGCAGCGAATAACGTTCTGACGGGCAATGCTTCCGTCAGCGGCTGCAGCGCAGCAACCGACTGCTCCGGCGGCAAGAAGGTCGGCAATCTGTGGGGCGGCTCGACCCTGCAATTCCGTGATGTCATGGCGGAGAAAGCAGGCGTGTACACGCTTAGCGTTTCGTACATATCGGGAGATCCGCGTCCGGTATCGATTGCGGTTAATGACGGTCCATCGGATAACTACGCTTTACCTAAGACCGAGAACTGGGATACGCTTGGCGTATTCAAGCTGGAGGCCCAGCTGAAGGCGGGGGCAAATACGATCACGTTTAACGATGACGGCGGCTGGTCGCCGGATATCGACAAGATCGAGATTGCTGCTACGGAAGGTCCGGGCGAGGATCCGGGTCCGGTAGACAATATCGGCCAGATCGGCAAAGCTATCGACTCGAAGAAATACGGCTCGATCAAAGTAACCGCGCACGAAAAAGGTGCGACCTTCGTATCCGGCAGCTACAGCATCACTTACAACACGGAGTCGGGTCTTTCGGCGTACGCCTGGAACGGCAAAACGCTTGTAAAAGGCGCTTACGCGAGCGCTCAGCTGGAAGATCAGCTGCTGGACAGCCGCAAATACAGCGAGCATAACTTCAAGCTTAGCAGCGTGGAGAAAATAAAGGACGGACATGGTAAAGGCGTTCGCATCACCGTTGAAAACAAAAGCGTTGGCCTTCCGGTTATGAAACAGATTTACCAGCTGTATGAGGATCAGTCCTACTTCCTTGTATCCCAGCAGGTAACGGGCAGTTCCAACATCAGCTCGAACGATATGGCTCCGATAGTCGTGAATGCAAGCGGTGGCGTCGATCTCGGAACTAGCGGCGACAACCGTGTCCTGATCACGCCTTATGACAATGATGCTTGGTCCCGTTATCAGGCTCGTACGATCAATACAGCTCTGAATAACAATAACTATATCAGCTCCGAAATGACGGCGATCTATGACAACACGAGCCGCGCCGGACTTGTTATCGGTTCGGTAACGCATGATGTATGGAAGACCGGTATTTTCTGGAGCGGCTCGAATGACAAGCTGAACAAATTGAAGGTGTACGGCGGCTTCACTTCGCTGACATCCACTCATGACAGCGTCCAGCATGGCAAAGTATCGGGCAAAACCATCACTTCCCCTCAAATTGCGGTTGGTTACTACGCGGATTACCGCGATGGACTGGAGAATTACGGGGAAGCCAATGCGGCAGTAACACCGCCGCTCAAGTTCGAGAAGGGCGTACCTTCCGGCGTGCCGGTTGGCTGGAATAGCTGGGGCGCTTACGAAAGCTCGCTTAGCTATGACAAAGTCGTAGAGGTATCGAATTTCTTCAAGGATAATCTGCAAAAGTCGTTTACGAACAAAGGCACGGTCTATATCAATATGGACTCTTACTGGGATAATCTGACCGAGCAGCAGCTTCGCGACTCAGTGAAGCTTATTAAGAAAAACGGGCAAAAAGCCGGCATTTATTACGGTCCGTTTGTATACTGGGGCGACAACATGTCGCAGCCGGTAGAAGGAACAAACGGCAAGTACACTTACGGCGATATCGTGCTCCGCGACGCGAACGGCAACATTCTTCCGAAGGTAGACGGCGCGTATGCGATCGACCCAACTCATCCGGGCTCGAAGCAGCGTGTCGAGTATATTTTCAACAAGTTCCTGGACTATGGCTTTGAATATATCAAGATCGACTTCCTGTCCCATGGCTCCTTCGAGGGCAAACATTATGATCCAAACGTACAGACCGGTATTCAGGCATACAACCAAGGAATGGCTCATATCAACAAGACGCTAGGCGGCAAAATGTTCATCAGCGCATCGATTGCGCCAATGTTCCCTAGCCAATACGCTCATGCAAGACGGATTTCCTGCGATGTCGACGGCTCGCTTGGCCGTACGGAATATCAGCTGAACAACCTGACTTACGGCTGGTGGCAGAACGGCACGATCTATTCTTACACCGATCCGGATTACATGACGCTTGCAAAAGGCGGCTCATTTAACGCGGCTCAGACGCGGGTTAATGCCGCGGCTATTTCCGGCACCATCTACATGGACTCCGACGACGTCAGCAATGTGGAGACGCAAAAGCTGATGAAATCGCTGCTTACGAACAAAAACGTCAATGATATTGCCCTGATCGGCGAAGCATTCCGTCCGGTTGAAGGCAATACGGGCAACGCCGCGGCGGATATCTTTGTCCTCCAGGACAACAAGGACTATTACCTCGCCGTATTCAACTACACGAATGACGCGGTAACCAAAACCGTTGATCTGAAGCGTGCTCTTGGCGTAACGGCAACAACAAAGGTTGAGCTCACAGACGCTTGGACCAACTCCAAAGTCGAAGCGAAGGACACTCTCCAGGTGAAACTCGACGGCGCTCAATCCAAGCTCTACAAAGTGAAAATCAAGAAATAA
- a CDS encoding AraC family transcriptional regulator, with product MKTINELKPYVGDSMRYLYVGGWNEKLRVSSVYAFHLFVDGPGEMEVNGKLYPIERGTLIFLRPGEPHAFHIRKGQPLSSYNLYCGLWEGTSDSYNRIFIHAPEPFELESSSREENCPELDSLPSFFSLQPYPWLYDAFVTLSRQFDNSQHYRTELVNSMLYAWMLSWYNVVHTRQPSDFRIVKLLAYLNEHPETRSQVEDWAAMCGLKRSYFHSLFQRETGFTPQVYRHRLLMKQAAQLLVETDYSVTAIAERLGYASIHPFTRHFSAYHGVSPRAYRLQPSSERGM from the coding sequence ATGAAAACTATAAATGAATTAAAGCCTTACGTCGGCGATTCCATGCGTTATCTATACGTGGGGGGCTGGAACGAAAAGCTTCGCGTCAGCAGCGTATACGCGTTTCACCTGTTTGTTGACGGGCCAGGGGAAATGGAAGTGAACGGAAAGCTCTATCCGATTGAACGCGGGACACTGATCTTCCTGCGCCCCGGCGAGCCGCATGCCTTCCATATCCGGAAAGGACAGCCGTTATCTTCGTATAATTTGTATTGCGGTTTGTGGGAGGGAACATCCGATTCCTACAATCGGATATTCATCCATGCCCCGGAACCGTTCGAGCTGGAGTCTAGCTCCCGCGAGGAGAATTGCCCGGAGCTGGACTCCCTGCCGAGCTTCTTCTCGCTTCAGCCTTATCCGTGGCTCTACGATGCTTTCGTTACGCTCTCCAGGCAGTTTGACAACAGCCAGCATTACCGCACGGAGCTGGTGAACAGTATGCTGTATGCCTGGATGCTTAGCTGGTACAACGTTGTTCATACCCGCCAGCCAAGCGATTTCCGGATCGTCAAGCTGCTTGCCTATTTGAACGAGCATCCCGAGACACGCTCCCAAGTCGAGGATTGGGCGGCCATGTGCGGCCTCAAGCGCTCCTACTTCCATTCCTTGTTTCAACGAGAGACGGGGTTCACGCCGCAGGTATACCGTCATAGACTTCTTATGAAGCAGGCTGCCCAGCTGCTCGTTGAAACGGATTATTCCGTAACGGCTATTGCCGAACGGCTCGGGTATGCGTCGATTCATCCGTTCACCCGCCATTTCAGCGCCTATCACGGCGTCAGCCCGCGTGCTTACCGGCTGCAGCCTTCCTCCGAACGGGGGATGTAG
- the infC gene encoding translation initiation factor IF-3, with translation MLSWRWHVISREHQINDEIRAREVRLVGADGEQIGIKSIRDAMQMAIDLSLDLVNVAPTAKPPVCRIMDYGKFRYEQQKKEKEARKNQKIVDLKEVWFRANIDEHDYQTKFRNVVKFLGEGDKVKASVRFRGREIAHAAIGQKILDRLAQEVAEICSVERAPKLEGRSMIMILAPKSNT, from the coding sequence ATCCTATCTTGGAGGTGGCACGTTATTAGCAGAGAACATCAAATCAACGATGAGATCCGGGCCAGAGAAGTACGACTTGTAGGCGCGGACGGCGAGCAAATCGGTATCAAATCGATCCGTGACGCTATGCAGATGGCAATTGACCTGAGCTTGGATCTGGTGAATGTAGCACCAACGGCTAAACCGCCGGTATGCCGGATTATGGACTACGGTAAATTCCGTTACGAGCAACAGAAGAAAGAAAAAGAAGCACGCAAGAATCAAAAAATCGTCGACCTGAAGGAAGTTTGGTTCCGTGCCAACATCGACGAGCATGACTATCAAACGAAATTCCGTAATGTCGTGAAGTTCTTGGGCGAAGGCGATAAAGTTAAAGCCTCCGTACGTTTCCGCGGACGGGAAATCGCTCATGCTGCCATCGGCCAGAAAATTCTGGACCGTCTGGCGCAAGAGGTTGCCGAAATATGCAGCGTAGAACGTGCACCGAAGCTGGAAGGCCGGAGCATGATTATGATTTTGGCACCAAAAAGCAACACTTAA
- a CDS encoding glycoside hydrolase family 95 protein yields MKMIYTQPAAGWKQGLPLGNGQLGAVLHGGINSETWNMTEITFWSGKPERFGGSPDAKEKLKTMREAFFNGNYVLGDKLAGEQLEPVKGNFGTNLSLCDVLISYNDEGSQLVRELDLEKAVAAVSYRSGSGAAMRRETFVSHPDGVLVSRIKGDQAGSVSLSLRIEGRTTTFDARLDGPDKLVFRTQATENIHSDGTCGVWSEGALKAVVTGGRVFGEAGTVIIEQADEVVLYLAVATDYGRMDDTWKVESTERLEAAEAKGFERLLRDHIADYRSLYGRVDLDLGGSKAFDLLPTDERIRKLRAGEQTDNGLIALFYQYGRYLTIAGTRADSRLPLHLQGLWNDGEANAMAWSCDYHLDVNTEMNYYPTEISNLAECHIPLMNYIEQLSFAGRTAAEDFYGCEGWVAHVFSNAWGFASPGWGRSWGLNVTGGLWIATHLKEHYEYSRDRGFLTRQAYPVMKEAALFFLDYMTIHPKYGWLVTGPSTSPENSFYPGPEEQGEQQLSMGSTMDQMLVRDLFGFVLEAAEMLAVDEELQHRLKDAMELLPPLQIGKRGQLQEWLEDYEEAQPQHRHFSHMYGVYPGNQITPEETPELGQAMRQTLLGRMLVDELEDIEFTAALFALGFSRLHDGNQAVKHVRHLIGELCFDNLLSYSKPGVAGAETNIFVIDGNFGGTAAIADMLLQSHAGSIHLLPAVPADWSSGSYRGLRAKGNAETAVSWENGQLTEAVITAYSDLETFVKCGSSQIHLRMEAGKRYLLDGQLKLLEAVTA; encoded by the coding sequence ATGAAAATGATATATACCCAGCCGGCCGCTGGTTGGAAACAGGGACTTCCCTTGGGGAACGGACAGCTTGGCGCGGTGCTGCATGGCGGCATCAACAGCGAGACCTGGAATATGACGGAAATCACCTTCTGGTCAGGGAAGCCGGAGCGGTTCGGCGGCTCGCCGGACGCTAAGGAAAAGCTGAAGACGATGCGCGAGGCATTTTTCAATGGCAACTATGTGCTTGGAGATAAACTAGCCGGCGAGCAGCTGGAGCCTGTAAAAGGGAATTTCGGCACCAATCTTTCCTTGTGCGATGTTCTGATCAGCTATAACGATGAGGGCAGCCAGCTGGTGCGCGAGCTGGATCTGGAGAAGGCGGTTGCTGCGGTATCTTACCGAAGCGGTTCCGGAGCGGCAATGCGAAGGGAAACCTTTGTTTCTCATCCGGACGGGGTGCTTGTCTCCCGGATTAAAGGGGATCAGGCAGGCTCTGTGTCTCTTTCGTTGCGTATAGAGGGCAGAACAACTACGTTTGATGCCCGGCTGGATGGACCGGATAAGCTTGTTTTCCGGACGCAGGCGACGGAGAACATCCATAGCGACGGCACTTGCGGGGTATGGAGCGAAGGTGCGTTAAAAGCTGTTGTTACAGGCGGGCGTGTATTTGGAGAAGCCGGAACGGTAATAATCGAGCAAGCCGATGAGGTTGTTCTATATTTGGCTGTGGCAACCGATTACGGTCGAATGGATGATACTTGGAAGGTTGAAAGCACGGAACGGCTGGAAGCGGCGGAGGCAAAAGGTTTCGAGCGGCTGCTCAGGGATCATATCGCGGATTACCGGTCGCTCTATGGCCGCGTTGATCTTGATCTTGGAGGATCCAAGGCATTTGATTTGCTGCCTACAGACGAGCGAATCCGCAAGCTGAGAGCAGGCGAGCAGACGGATAACGGACTTATTGCGTTATTTTACCAGTACGGACGGTATTTGACGATTGCCGGTACACGGGCGGATTCCCGTCTGCCGCTTCATCTGCAGGGGTTATGGAATGACGGCGAGGCTAACGCCATGGCCTGGAGCTGCGACTACCATTTGGACGTCAATACGGAGATGAACTATTATCCGACGGAGATCAGCAACCTGGCGGAATGCCATATTCCGCTTATGAATTATATCGAGCAGCTTTCTTTTGCTGGCCGTACGGCAGCGGAAGATTTCTACGGATGTGAAGGCTGGGTGGCGCATGTATTCTCGAACGCTTGGGGATTCGCCTCTCCTGGCTGGGGACGCTCATGGGGGCTGAACGTAACAGGCGGGCTCTGGATTGCAACCCATTTGAAGGAGCATTACGAGTATAGCCGGGACCGCGGGTTTTTGACTCGTCAGGCTTACCCGGTTATGAAGGAAGCGGCGCTTTTCTTCCTGGATTATATGACTATTCATCCGAAATACGGCTGGCTGGTGACCGGCCCGTCGACCTCTCCGGAGAACAGCTTCTATCCGGGACCGGAGGAGCAAGGAGAGCAGCAGCTTTCCATGGGCTCCACGATGGATCAAATGCTGGTCCGCGATTTGTTCGGCTTTGTGCTGGAAGCGGCGGAGATGCTTGCGGTTGACGAAGAGCTGCAGCATCGGCTGAAGGACGCGATGGAGCTGCTGCCACCGCTTCAAATCGGCAAACGCGGACAGCTGCAGGAGTGGCTGGAGGATTACGAGGAAGCGCAGCCGCAGCACCGGCATTTCTCCCATATGTACGGTGTTTATCCGGGGAACCAGATTACGCCCGAGGAAACGCCCGAGCTTGGTCAGGCCATGCGGCAAACGCTGCTCGGACGGATGCTTGTCGATGAGCTGGAGGATATCGAGTTTACGGCAGCCTTGTTTGCCCTCGGCTTCTCCAGGCTTCATGACGGCAATCAGGCGGTGAAGCATGTCCGGCATTTGATCGGGGAGCTTTGCTTCGATAATCTGCTGTCCTACTCCAAGCCTGGCGTGGCTGGCGCGGAGACGAATATTTTCGTCATTGACGGCAATTTCGGCGGTACGGCTGCCATCGCGGATATGCTGCTTCAAAGCCATGCGGGCTCCATTCATCTGCTGCCAGCTGTACCGGCGGATTGGTCGAGCGGCTCGTACCGGGGGCTTCGGGCAAAGGGGAATGCGGAGACAGCGGTCAGCTGGGAGAACGGGCAATTGACGGAAGCCGTTATTACCGCTTATTCGGATCTGGAAACGTTTGTGAAATGCGGCAGCAGCCAGATTCATCTGCGGATGGAAGCGGGCAAGCGTTACCTGCTTGACGGCCAGTTGAAGCTGCTTGAGGCTGTAACGGCTTAA
- the rplT gene encoding 50S ribosomal protein L20, translated as MARVKGGFVRARRRKRILKLAKGYFGSKHRLFKTAKEQVGKSLLYAYRDRRQNKREFRRLWIVRINAAARQNGLSYNKFMYGLKLAGIEVNRKMLADLAVNDINSFNSLAGVAKEKINA; from the coding sequence ATGGCAAGAGTTAAAGGCGGTTTTGTCCGCGCTCGTCGTCGTAAAAGAATTCTTAAACTGGCAAAAGGTTATTTCGGTTCGAAACACCGTCTGTTTAAAACAGCAAAGGAGCAAGTTGGTAAATCGCTTCTTTACGCATACCGCGACCGTCGCCAAAACAAACGTGAATTCCGCAGACTGTGGATCGTTCGTATCAACGCGGCTGCTCGTCAAAACGGTCTTTCCTACAACAAATTCATGTACGGCCTGAAACTGGCTGGCATCGAAGTAAACCGCAAAATGCTGGCTGACCTGGCTGTTAACGACATCAACTCGTTCAACTCCCTTGCTGGCGTTGCAAAAGAGAAAATCAACGCTTAG
- a CDS encoding glycosyltransferase family 2 protein — protein sequence MFNTIMLVFQIVFALLGLYQLFLTCFGWHRKKEDLSHPPQKTFALLVAAHNEEQVVGALIENLLKLKYPRELFDIFVICDNCTDGTVDIVNSYDGVYACVRNNKNQRGKGYAVEWMLKELWKMPKSYDGVAIFDADNLVATDFLQYMNNDLINGHRVIQGYLDTKNPNDSWISSANAINYWFCNRLWQLPRTNLGLANFLGGTGMCFDAKLLQEMGWGATSLVEDLEFTVRCIQRGIYPKFNFEAKVFDEKPITFQASARQRLRWMQGHFDVTRKYMLPLLWQGIKERSMTKIDASLYVFNAYNYLAGFFIAAIIWGDMLLFGGNNVESVYNLLPFWLSIPYMAYVFIQIPLSMYMAKVPWKLYLRIPTFLLFTVSWWPITVHAFFTQNNKKWSHTQHTRVIRLEDVQSKQL from the coding sequence ATGTTCAACACGATTATGCTTGTATTCCAGATCGTATTTGCATTGCTGGGCTTGTACCAACTGTTTTTGACATGTTTTGGCTGGCACCGCAAAAAAGAAGATTTATCCCATCCGCCGCAAAAAACTTTCGCATTACTGGTTGCGGCGCATAACGAGGAGCAGGTTGTAGGAGCGCTTATCGAAAATCTGCTGAAGCTGAAGTATCCTCGCGAGCTGTTTGACATTTTTGTTATCTGCGACAACTGCACGGACGGCACGGTCGATATTGTGAACAGCTACGACGGCGTTTATGCCTGCGTTCGCAATAACAAGAACCAGCGGGGCAAAGGCTATGCCGTGGAATGGATGCTCAAGGAACTGTGGAAGATGCCAAAAAGCTACGACGGCGTTGCGATCTTTGATGCCGACAATCTGGTAGCGACTGATTTCCTGCAGTACATGAACAATGATTTGATTAATGGACACCGTGTTATTCAGGGTTACCTGGATACGAAAAACCCGAACGACTCGTGGATCAGCTCGGCCAACGCGATCAACTACTGGTTCTGTAACCGCCTATGGCAGCTGCCGCGCACGAATCTGGGTCTTGCCAACTTCCTCGGAGGTACGGGCATGTGCTTTGATGCCAAGCTTCTTCAGGAAATGGGCTGGGGAGCAACAAGCCTCGTAGAAGACCTTGAGTTTACGGTGCGTTGTATTCAACGGGGAATTTATCCGAAGTTTAATTTCGAAGCGAAAGTGTTCGACGAGAAGCCGATTACGTTCCAGGCATCGGCGCGTCAACGCCTGCGCTGGATGCAAGGACATTTCGACGTTACGCGCAAGTACATGCTGCCGCTTTTGTGGCAGGGCATTAAAGAACGCAGCATGACGAAAATCGATGCTTCGCTGTACGTATTTAACGCATATAACTATCTTGCCGGCTTCTTCATTGCAGCGATCATCTGGGGCGACATGCTTCTCTTTGGCGGCAACAATGTGGAATCGGTATACAACCTGCTGCCATTCTGGCTGAGCATTCCGTATATGGCTTATGTGTTTATCCAAATTCCTTTGTCGATGTATATGGCGAAGGTGCCGTGGAAGCTTTACTTGCGGATTCCGACGTTCCTGCTCTTTACCGTTTCGTGGTGGCCGATTACGGTTCATGCGTTCTTCACGCAAAACAACAAGAAATGGAGCCATACGCAGCATACGCGCGTTATCCGTCTGGAGGACGTGCAAAGCAAACAGCTGTAA
- the rpmI gene encoding 50S ribosomal protein L35, translating into MPKMKTHSSLKDRFKITGTGKVKRYKAYRNHLLSHKSGRQKRVLAGQPLMAAGDVRRIQQGLANLK; encoded by the coding sequence ATGCCTAAAATGAAAACACACAGCAGTCTGAAAGACCGCTTCAAAATTACTGGTACTGGTAAAGTGAAACGCTACAAAGCGTACAGAAACCACTTGCTTTCCCACAAATCCGGTCGTCAAAAACGTGTTCTTGCTGGCCAACCACTGATGGCAGCTGGCGACGTTCGTCGTATTCAACAAGGTCTCGCTAACCTTAAATAG